The proteins below come from a single Etheostoma spectabile isolate EspeVRDwgs_2016 chromosome 4, UIUC_Espe_1.0, whole genome shotgun sequence genomic window:
- the LOC116687395 gene encoding protein unc-119 homolog B isoform X2, translating into MSGTKARSDTPVAENVSGGGHSIAAPPRDRKPGGGVLKRLKSRRSQVDSRPVTEEDLRTQSGHITPEDVLGLRVAARGYLCKPEDNIYNIDFVRFKIRDLETGTVLFEIAKPPHTDDEENREADACAGRFVRYQFTPAFLRLRTVGATVEFTVGNRPLNNFRMIERHYFRDHLLKSFDFDFGFCIPNSRNTCEHIYEFPQLSESLVRQMVECPYETRSDSFYFVENRLVMHNKADYAYNGGQ; encoded by the exons ATGAGCGGAACCAAAGCCCGCAGCGACACGCCTGTTGCTGAAAATGTCTCCGGTGGCGGCCACAGCATTGCGGCTCCTCCGCGGGACCGCAAGCCTGGCGGAGGGGTTCTGAAGAGGCTCAAGTCCCGGAGGAGCCAGGTGGACAGCAGGCCCGTCACGGAGGAAGACCTGCGGACACAAAGTGGACACATCACGCCGGAGGATGTGTTAGGACTGCGGGTGGCTGCTCGAG GGTACCTCTGTAAACCTGAGGACAATATTTATAACATTGACTTCGTACGCTTTAAGATCAGAGACCTGGAGACAGGCACTGTCCTGTTTGAGATTGCCAAACCCCCACATACAG ACGATGAGGAGAACAGAGAGGCAGACGCGTGCGCAGGCCGATTTGTACGCTACCAGTTCACCCCAGCCTTCCTGCGCCTGAGGACCGTGGGAGCTAC GGTGGAATTCACAGTTGGAAACCGGCCTTTAAACAACTTCCGCATGATCGAGAGGCACTACTTCCGCGATCACCTGCTGAAgagctttgactttgactttggttTCTGTATCCCAAACAGCCGTAACACCTGTGAGCATATCTATGAGTTCCCTCAGCTGTCTGAGAGCCTGG TCCGTCAGATGGTGGAGTGTCCTTATGAGACCCGGTCAGACAGCTTCTATTTCGTCGAGAACAGACTGGTCATGCACAACAAGGCAGACTATGCTTATAACGGAGGACAGTGA
- the LOC116687395 gene encoding protein unc-119 homolog B isoform X1 codes for MSGTKARSDTPVAENVSGGGHSIAAPPRDRKPGGGVLKRLKSRRSQVDSRPVTEEDLRTQSGHITPEDVLGLRVAARGYLCKPEDNIYNIDFVRFKIRDLETGTVLFEIAKPPHTEDDEENREADACAGRFVRYQFTPAFLRLRTVGATVEFTVGNRPLNNFRMIERHYFRDHLLKSFDFDFGFCIPNSRNTCEHIYEFPQLSESLVRQMVECPYETRSDSFYFVENRLVMHNKADYAYNGGQ; via the exons ATGAGCGGAACCAAAGCCCGCAGCGACACGCCTGTTGCTGAAAATGTCTCCGGTGGCGGCCACAGCATTGCGGCTCCTCCGCGGGACCGCAAGCCTGGCGGAGGGGTTCTGAAGAGGCTCAAGTCCCGGAGGAGCCAGGTGGACAGCAGGCCCGTCACGGAGGAAGACCTGCGGACACAAAGTGGACACATCACGCCGGAGGATGTGTTAGGACTGCGGGTGGCTGCTCGAG GGTACCTCTGTAAACCTGAGGACAATATTTATAACATTGACTTCGTACGCTTTAAGATCAGAGACCTGGAGACAGGCACTGTCCTGTTTGAGATTGCCAAACCCCCACATACAG AAGACGATGAGGAGAACAGAGAGGCAGACGCGTGCGCAGGCCGATTTGTACGCTACCAGTTCACCCCAGCCTTCCTGCGCCTGAGGACCGTGGGAGCTAC GGTGGAATTCACAGTTGGAAACCGGCCTTTAAACAACTTCCGCATGATCGAGAGGCACTACTTCCGCGATCACCTGCTGAAgagctttgactttgactttggttTCTGTATCCCAAACAGCCGTAACACCTGTGAGCATATCTATGAGTTCCCTCAGCTGTCTGAGAGCCTGG TCCGTCAGATGGTGGAGTGTCCTTATGAGACCCGGTCAGACAGCTTCTATTTCGTCGAGAACAGACTGGTCATGCACAACAAGGCAGACTATGCTTATAACGGAGGACAGTGA